The proteins below come from a single Halobacillus salinarum genomic window:
- a CDS encoding carbohydrate ABC transporter permease: MLTNQSLRTGTKSSAVKKKERRQFITPKTAPYIFVAPAVLLFLGFMVYPILASLLLSFQTKVGGVYTFSGLDNYTRLFSDPLFYKSLGNTFIILLVQVPIMLFLAVVLAVFLNSTLLSMRGFYRVAFFTPAVTSLVAASVIFVLLLNKDYGLINYLLSLLGFDKVGWLTNSTWARVSLIAVTTWRWTGYNMVIILAGLQSIPHSLYEAASIDGASSVRKFFSITIPQLKPVLLFTFILSTIGSFQLFDEPYNLTGGGPNNATLTITYYLYNQGFEYFDFGYASAIAYVIVFFIAVLSWLQFRVVRDDS; encoded by the coding sequence GTGCTTACAAATCAGAGCCTTAGAACTGGGACTAAGTCCAGTGCTGTGAAAAAGAAAGAGAGAAGACAGTTCATCACACCAAAAACGGCTCCTTATATATTTGTTGCCCCGGCCGTTCTCTTATTTTTGGGGTTTATGGTATATCCGATCCTGGCCTCATTGTTATTAAGCTTCCAGACAAAAGTCGGCGGGGTATACACCTTTTCAGGCTTGGATAATTATACGAGGCTGTTCAGTGATCCACTCTTTTACAAATCTTTAGGGAATACGTTTATTATCCTGTTAGTACAGGTTCCTATTATGCTTTTTTTGGCTGTTGTATTAGCCGTTTTCCTAAATTCAACCTTATTATCGATGAGGGGATTTTACCGGGTCGCGTTCTTTACACCGGCGGTTACCTCTTTAGTAGCTGCCTCCGTCATTTTTGTGCTTTTGCTTAATAAAGATTATGGGTTGATTAATTATCTGTTGAGCTTGTTGGGATTTGATAAAGTCGGCTGGTTAACGAATTCGACGTGGGCAAGGGTATCTTTAATCGCTGTAACCACCTGGAGATGGACGGGCTACAATATGGTCATCATCCTGGCTGGTTTACAGAGTATTCCGCATAGCCTCTATGAGGCGGCTAGTATTGATGGAGCAAGCTCCGTTCGAAAGTTTTTTTCCATTACCATTCCACAGCTTAAACCGGTGTTACTGTTTACATTTATCCTTTCAACAATTGGGTCTTTTCAGTTGTTTGATGAGCCTTATAACTTAACAGGCGGCGGACCGAATAATGCAACCTTGACTATTACGTATTACTTGTACAATCAAGGATTTGAATACTTCGACTTTGGTTATGCATCTGCCATTGCTTATGTGATTGTATTCTTTATTGCCGTACTATCATGGCTTCAATTCAGAGTGGTGAGGGATGATTCATGA